Within Ralstonia pickettii DTP0602, the genomic segment GAAGTGTTGCGGCTGTATTTGGCCGGCCGCTCGGTCAGCGAGATCGCCAACCTGCTGTGCCGCAGCGTCAAGACCATCAGCCGGCAGAAGAATTGCGCCATGCACAAGCTCGGCGTCACCAATGACCGCGAGCTGTTCGAGTTCGCCGCGCTCAAGGGCATGCTGCTGACGGCCTCCTGAACCTGCGCGGCGCCGTTGGCGATGCTTCAGGCTGCGTCGACCGCTTCCGCCGCGCGTGCCTGCGCGTATGCGATGCCGGCTTCCAGTTGCGCCAGGCCGTGCGACAGCTCCTGCATGGTGGCAGGCGTGACCTCGGCCAGTACGTCTTCGAGGAAGGCCGAGCGCACGGGCATCATCTGCGACACCATCTGCTGCCCTTCCCGTGACAACGTGACATGCGTCACGCGGTTGTCGCGCTCGGAGGTGGAGCGCTCCACCCAGCCGAGTTCCTGCATGGCCTTGAGCTGGCGCGTCAACGCAC encodes:
- a CDS encoding MarR family transcriptional regulator, with product MELERQSVAVLQQFGRTYRAYAAAFEQRMGLPLARWRVLHALHLQDDAIAQKALADRVGMDPGALTRQLKAMQELGWVERSTSERDNRVTHVTLSREGQQMVSQMMPVRSAFLEDVLAEVTPATMQELSHGLAQLEAGIAYAQARAAEAVDAA